The Deinococcus betulae region CGCCCCAGTCCACCCCGGCAATGCACGACCACGCACCGACCCTCAAGCAGATGCGTCATCAATTCGTCCAGGTACGACGCAAAATCGTCCGGGTCGTGCGGCGCCCGCCCATCGGGAATGGTATAGGGCACGACCTCCAGGCCATGTGTGCCAGCGGCGTCGTGGTAGCCGTCCATGCCCAGCAGGTCAAACTCAAAGTCCTCCAGCAGCGGCGCAATAACGCCCGCGCCCTGCTGCGCCAGGGTCCGCATATCGGTCAGCATGTCCCGGTCATGGGTCACACCGGGCTGATAGACGCTGCCCCCCTTCTTCCCCGGCGCGAAGGTCAGGCCCAGCTGGCCCGGCCACAGGCCCGTGGGCACCCAGTCAATGCGGATGGGCGACTGCGCACTTGTCATGGGCGCTCCCGGCGGATAGTCATAGGTTGACCCAACCTCGTAGACAGACTTTTCCATTCTCGATTCGTTGACATAGCCTCACCTGCTCTGGAAGCTTCAGCCTCAGAGGCGGTCCCTCGCCTTGCCCAATTCGTCATCATAGGCGCACCTGCTCTTCCTGGAGCCACCGCGCCGCGTCCAGCGCGTGATAGGTGATGATGGCGTCCGCTCCGGCGCGGCGCATGCCCGTCAGGGTTTCCAGCACGGTGCGGCGCTCATCCATGTAGCCGGCCTGGGCGGCGGCCTTGACCAGCGCGTAC contains the following coding sequences:
- a CDS encoding cyclin-dependent kinase inhibitor 3 family protein, which translates into the protein MEKSVYEVGSTYDYPPGAPMTSAQSPIRIDWVPTGLWPGQLGLTFAPGKKGGSVYQPGVTHDRDMLTDMRTLAQQGAGVIAPLLEDFEFDLLGMDGYHDAAGTHGLEVVPYTIPDGRAPHDPDDFASYLDELMTHLLEGRCVVVHCRGGLGRAGLTAACLLVQAGMDADSALILVRQARSPHAVETAQQEAFLQAFAQ